The window GTTTACTCGCTCCACCGCTGTACGCTTCTTGTAAAGTTCCTCCCAGCGGTAGCTGGAACGTGCTAGCGGCGTGAACACCCTCCGGTCTTCCTTAAGGGGTATCCGAATACTGCTCTTAACCGGACATTTATCTATTCCCTTGCATCTTAACCCATAATGCCTGGCCGGACAGCGGTATTTTAATGTTTCCCGGTCCTTCTCAAATCCTCCATAGGCCATCTCCCTCTTTATCCCCGTCTCCGGACAGTAACAGTATACTTTCCCCTTATAGTCGTATACTACGCTCTCCTGCCCCGCTATTAGTTTAGTTTCTTCCCCGTCTTTCCATTGGTTCCTTATGTCTATGACCGGCTTTATTTGATACTCTTCCCATAGCTCGATGATTAGTTCTGTGGAGTCGTAGGCCTTGTCTGCTGTAAGATATTTAATCCTTTCAAAGGTCCCCGGTGCCTTCTCTTTTACCCTCTCCAGAAGCTTGGGCGCCTCTTTTACTTCGCTCGCCGACGCCTTGGTAACTTTAAACCCTAGAGGCAGTTCGTATAGGGCATCTACTATTAGGTGCAGCCGAAATCCAAACCATTTCACTACTTTTTCCCACTGGCTGCCGTCTTCCCTCTTACCCCGGTAAACCTTACACCCCCAGTCTGCATCTTGTTCCCGCCGACCGTCAGGTCTAAGCTCCCCCACTTTTTCCTTCTTCCTCCCACGACTTAAGCTCGCCAAGGCTTTGCCGTCTATGGCCGCTACTTCTCCAAAACCCGGTAGTTCCTCCCTTAGCTCCTCTACCAGCCGGTAAAATATTTCTTCGACCTTCTCTTCTTTCTTAAGCAGTTTCCCCAAAAACCGGCTGTATACCCATGACGGCGGTACGGCTTTTTCTCCCTTCGTTAGGTCAAATCCGCATAGCTCTCGTAATTGGGC of the Thermanaeromonas sp. C210 genome contains:
- a CDS encoding transposase, with the translated sequence MAIIPQQRLFGWREIENLGELERLRLVLEYMPDEELMVELEKERANGRDDYPIRAVWNSVLAGIVYQHPSIESLRRELWRNAQLRELCGFDLTKGEKAVPPSWVYSRFLGKLLKKEEKVEEIFYRLVEELREELPGFGEVAAIDGKALASLSRGRKKEKVGELRPDGRREQDADWGCKVYRGKREDGSQWEKVVKWFGFRLHLIVDALYELPLGFKVTKASASEVKEAPKLLERVKEKAPGTFERIKYLTADKAYDSTELIIELWEEYQIKPVIDIRNQWKDGEETKLIAGQESVVYDYKGKVYCYCPETGIKREMAYGGFEKDRETLKYRCPARHYGLRCKGIDKCPVKSSIRIPLKEDRRVFTPLARSSYRWEELYKKRTAVERVNSRLDQSFGFEQHFIRGLKKMSLTCALALAVMLAMALGRIREKKGENLRSLVKAA